The following are from one region of the Cloacibacillus sp. An23 genome:
- a CDS encoding Asp23/Gls24 family envelope stress response protein: MADNMRDDFAAEEKQDGGLGQSNLEGKIRISEDVIAQLATKALNSVDGVAPASPGLMANLRLGRKTVNGVRILISEGEQPEIVVDAYITVKYGLRIPDVCWDVQEAVKDQIERFTGYAIKGVNIYVQGITFAEKKDVQEGGTPDAETEFPSVDEA; encoded by the coding sequence ATGGCTGACAATATGAGAGACGATTTCGCCGCAGAGGAAAAACAGGACGGTGGCCTCGGCCAGTCCAACCTCGAAGGCAAGATACGCATATCGGAGGACGTTATAGCCCAGCTCGCCACGAAGGCGCTCAACAGCGTCGACGGCGTAGCGCCGGCGAGCCCAGGCCTTATGGCTAATCTCAGGCTCGGCAGAAAGACGGTGAACGGCGTCCGCATACTAATCTCGGAAGGCGAACAGCCGGAGATAGTCGTAGACGCGTATATCACCGTGAAATACGGCCTCAGAATCCCTGACGTCTGCTGGGACGTCCAGGAGGCGGTGAAGGATCAGATAGAGCGTTTCACCGGATACGCCATCAAAGGCGTCAACATCTACGTGCAGGGCATAACCTTCGCGGAGAAGAAGGACGTCCAGGAGGGCGGGACGCCGGACGCCGAAACGGAATTCCCGAGCGTCGACGAGGCCTGA
- a CDS encoding CD1247 N-terminal domain-containing protein translates to MSAREKIAYLKGLIDGQNLTDTPDKAKFYAALVDALDSLAVAIEEHEDVHEELNAYLEQLDEDVSDLEDELDELEGCECGCHDDEDDDDEYEDFDEEEYESVTCPNCGNDFYYEPALYDEDEDLVCPHCGKPFKLPEE, encoded by the coding sequence ATGAGCGCACGTGAGAAAATAGCATATTTGAAAGGGCTTATCGACGGACAGAACTTGACGGACACGCCGGACAAGGCGAAATTTTACGCGGCACTGGTCGATGCGTTGGATTCCCTGGCTGTTGCGATTGAGGAGCATGAGGACGTCCACGAGGAGCTGAACGCCTATCTCGAGCAGCTCGACGAAGACGTGTCGGATCTCGAGGACGAGCTCGACGAACTTGAAGGCTGCGAGTGCGGCTGCCACGACGACGAGGACGATGACGACGAGTACGAGGACTTCGACGAGGAAGAGTACGAGTCCGTGACCTGTCCGAACTGCGGCAACGACTTCTATTACGAGCCGGCCCTCTACGACGAGGACGAGGACTTAGTCTGCCCTCACTGCGGCAAGCCGTTCAAGCTTCCCGAAGAATAA
- the efp gene encoding elongation factor P, producing the protein MGQIVDTSDFRPGLKIRWEGGMWVILECSHHKMGRGGAIVRGKLRNLETGSSVDQSFKSGERFERIVFDEKPAQYQYRDGEDYVFMDMESYDQVSLSPDILGDAAKFLVDDLEVSFDMFEGRVMGIELPNQVTMKITDTPPGFKGDTASGGGKPATTETGLVVTVPFFVENGETIVVDTRTGEYLERAKK; encoded by the coding sequence ATGGGACAGATAGTTGATACGAGCGATTTCCGCCCGGGGCTTAAAATCAGATGGGAAGGCGGAATGTGGGTCATCCTCGAATGCTCGCACCATAAAATGGGAAGAGGCGGGGCCATCGTCCGCGGCAAGCTCCGCAATCTTGAGACCGGATCCAGCGTGGATCAGTCTTTCAAGTCCGGCGAGCGCTTTGAAAGAATAGTGTTCGACGAGAAGCCGGCGCAGTATCAGTATCGCGACGGCGAGGACTACGTGTTTATGGATATGGAATCATACGACCAGGTCAGCCTGTCGCCGGACATCCTCGGAGACGCGGCGAAGTTTCTCGTAGACGACCTCGAGGTCAGCTTCGACATGTTCGAAGGACGCGTGATGGGCATAGAGCTTCCTAATCAGGTCACGATGAAAATAACGGACACACCGCCCGGATTCAAGGGCGACACGGCCTCCGGCGGCGGCAAGCCGGCGACGACGGAGACCGGACTGGTAGTGACGGTTCCCTTCTTCGTAGAGAACGGCGAGACCATCGTCGTCGACACGAGGACCGGGGAATACCTGGAACGGGCGAAGAAGTAG
- a CDS encoding PilT/PilU family type 4a pilus ATPase, with product MAESAFIEILREALELSASDMHVDEGGAVMLRAGGELREAGARVFSAADFAVMLEETRCPAAGLFRTEHELDYGCTVEAGGMDVRLRVNLSYSRGRAAAAMRIVPPAVKRIDELGLPAALKEISRARSGLFLVTGPSGAGKSTTLAAMLEEINSSAPAHIITIEDPIEYIFEPKRALIHQREAGGDTRGFAEALRRAMRQDPDVIMIGELRDAETAGAAMNAAETGHLVLSTLHTGSAVGSLERMCGFFPPHDRGSVRARLAESLTGVMSQRLARRAGSEGRAVAAELLLATGAVKSCIRDGKSSQIRDAMRSGATLGMRTMEQSLAALCRSGTITREEALGLASSREELVECLRQ from the coding sequence ATGGCAGAATCCGCGTTTATTGAAATACTTCGCGAAGCGCTTGAACTATCGGCGAGCGATATGCATGTCGACGAGGGCGGCGCCGTGATGCTTCGCGCAGGCGGCGAACTGCGCGAGGCCGGCGCGCGAGTTTTTTCCGCCGCCGACTTCGCCGTTATGCTCGAAGAAACGCGCTGTCCCGCCGCCGGACTTTTTCGGACGGAACACGAGCTTGACTACGGCTGCACCGTAGAGGCCGGCGGCATGGACGTGCGGCTGCGCGTCAATCTCTCGTACAGCCGCGGGCGCGCCGCCGCCGCGATGCGCATCGTTCCGCCGGCGGTGAAGCGCATAGACGAGCTCGGTCTTCCGGCGGCCCTCAAAGAAATATCACGCGCCCGCAGCGGGCTCTTTCTCGTCACGGGGCCCTCCGGGGCAGGTAAATCTACGACGCTGGCCGCGATGCTGGAAGAAATCAACTCGTCGGCCCCGGCGCATATAATTACGATAGAGGATCCTATAGAATATATATTCGAGCCTAAGCGGGCCCTCATCCATCAGCGAGAGGCCGGCGGCGACACGCGAGGCTTCGCCGAAGCCCTGCGCCGCGCCATGAGGCAGGACCCTGACGTCATAATGATAGGAGAGCTCCGCGACGCTGAGACGGCCGGCGCGGCGATGAACGCCGCAGAAACCGGGCACCTAGTCCTATCCACGCTGCATACCGGGAGCGCCGTCGGTTCGTTGGAGAGAATGTGCGGATTTTTCCCGCCGCACGACCGCGGCTCCGTGCGCGCCCGGTTGGCGGAGTCGCTGACCGGCGTGATGTCGCAGCGCCTCGCGCGCCGCGCCGGTTCGGAAGGCCGCGCAGTAGCGGCGGAGCTGCTGCTGGCGACAGGCGCAGTAAAAAGCTGTATCAGAGACGGCAAAAGTTCGCAAATAAGGGACGCCATGCGCTCCGGGGCTACGTTGGGAATGCGCACGATGGAGCAGTCGCTCGCGGCGCTTTGCCGCAGCGGGACTATAACGCGCGAAGAGGCGCTGGGACTTGCATCGTCGCGCGAAGAGCTCGTCGAGTGCCTGCGGCAGTGA